One part of the Nematostella vectensis chromosome 8, jaNemVect1.1, whole genome shotgun sequence genome encodes these proteins:
- the LOC125570319 gene encoding piggyBac transposable element-derived protein 4-like — MASVRVRRNRQRNLTVDEVLSSVFDENTTDLDSSDSEDGEDELPTLFPAIPADLEDDSVESVSSYEDSSSSSSDSEFDRRQSVTNQRQEKARNLRECSQNARRTIRGVRRGRGARRGRAISVQQRREIQDGGRQQYIWSKEVNRRILKPFTNAVGLANRGQRREKSALEYFELFFDQEVWDCLVTMTNLNAERKGAKGTSGGQWKPITQDEMKAFFGLNIAMGIVKLPEAKMYWQKKIWLLTVPSFSQVMSRNRFFQILQYIHVSDDSNIVPSGQPGYDKLHKIKPLLNLLFPKFENAYNLHKNISIDECMIPWRGRLSFRQFIANKPVRFGIKVWVLADSESKYVYRQQLYIGKNPGERAEVGLAARVVKELCSGLEGMGHHLYTDNYYTSVELYQFLFDNQIYACGTIKGNRKNFAKEVLFENTRGLARGSSKWLMCGPLLAVGWLDNKAVYFLSTIHPPEFPVRAPVHARNVKRRGAGEGGQSGDIPCPPLLKDYNAYMGGVDQSDQMLRYYTCIRKTVKWYRRVLFHEVEVAIHNAFVLECEDREGTPRPIRTSLEFREELAENLIGNMRVAHNAAQRPPRNEELRLTDVGLHLPEMRQDKGNCAVCSKKIRKTHSDRYKDVPLARRPKVPYVPRPSIYCNVCNVFLCLQKDQNCWKDFHTKVEYWR; from the coding sequence ATGGCGTCAGTTAGAGTGAGAAGAAATCGGCAGCGAAATCTAACGGTAGATGAAGTTTTATCGAGTGTTtttgacgaaaacacaacAGATTTGGACTCTTCTGACTCGGAGGATGGCGAAGATGAATTACCAACGTTATTCCCGGCAATTCCAGCCGATCTAGAAGACGATTCTGTCGAAAGTGTAAGCTCTTATGAGGACTCCAGCAGCTCTTCGAGTGATTCAGAGTTTGATCGACGTCAAAGTGTGACAAATCAGCGACAAGAGAAAGCGAGAAATCTTCGTGAATGTTCACAAAATGCTCGAAGAACTATTCGAGGGGTTCGCAGAGGAAGAGGTGCCAGGCGAGGCAGAGCAATTTCAGTTCAACAAAGGAgagaaatccaagatggcggccgtcaACAATATATTTGGTCGAAAGAGGTCAACAGAAGAATTTTAAAACCGTTTACAAATGCTGTTGGGCTGGCAAATAGAGGACAGAGGAGGGAGAAATCTGCTCTTGAgtattttgaattattttttgacCAAGAGGTTTGGGATTGCCTCGTCACTATGACCAACCTGAATGCAGAGAGGAAGGGAGCCAAGGGTACTAGTGGTGGACAATGGAAACCAATAACACAGGATGAAATGAAGGCCTTTTTTGGCTTGAACATTGCTATGGGAATTGTTAAACTTCCTGAGGCAAAAATGTATTGGCAGAAGAAAATATGGCTCTTGACTGTTCCCTCATTCAGTCAAGTCATGTCTCGTAACAGATTCTTTCAGATTCTACAGTACATTCATGTCTCAGATGACTCCAACATTGTGCCTTCTGGGCAACCTGGTTATGATAAATTGCATAAAATCAAGCCACTTTTGAATCTTCTTTTCCCTAAATTTGAAAATGCCTACAATCTGCACAAAAACATTTCAATTGATGAGTGCATGATTCCATGGAGAGGACGTTTATCATTTCGCCAGTTTATTGCGAACAAACCTGTCCGGTTTGGTATCAAGGTTTGGGTGCTAGCCGATTCTGAATCAAAGTATGTCTACCGACAGCAACTGTACATTGGAAAGAATCCTGGGGAAAGAGCTGAGGTTGGACTGGCAGCAAGGGTTGTAAAAGAGCTGTGTTCAGGCCTTGAAGGTATGGGACATCACCTCTATACTGACAACTATTATACCAGTGTTGAACTCTATCAGTTCTTGTTTGACAACCAAATATATGCATGTGGAACAATAAAGGGAAACagaaaaaactttgcaaaggAGGTTCTATTTGAGAATACAAGAGGACTTGCTAGGGGTAGTAGTAAGTGGCTTATGTGTGGACCTCTTCTGGCAGTGGGGTGGCTTGACAACAAGGctgtatattttttatctaCAATTCACCCCCCTGAGTTTCCAGTTCGTGCTCCAGTCCATGCAAGAAATGTCAAAAGAAGAGGTGCAGGTGAAGGAGGACAAAGTGGCGATATTCCTTGCCCACCCCTTCTCAAAGATTATAATGCCTATATGGGGGGTGTGGACCAGTCTGACCAGATGCTTAGGTACTATACATGTATCAGAAAGACGGTGAAATGGTACCGTCGTGTACTGTTTCATGAAGTAGAGGTGGCAATCCACAATGCTTTTGTGTTAGAGTGTGAGGATAGAGAGGGTACACCTAGACCAATCAGAACCTCTCTGGAGTTCAGAGAAGAGCTTGCTGAGAACTTGATTGGCAACATGCGGGTTGCCCATAATGCTGCCCAGAGACCCCCCAGAAATGAGGAGCTAAGACTGACTGATGTTGGTTTGCATTTGCCTGAAATGCGTCAGGATAAGGGTAACTGTGCTGTTTGtagtaagaaaataagaaaaacccACTCTGACAGGTATAAGGATGTGCCATTGGCCAGAAGACCCAAGGTTCCCTACGTGCCACGCCCTAGCATCTATTGCAATGTGTGTAATGTCTTCCTCTGCTTGCAGAAAGATCAAAACTGTTGGAAAGATTTCCATACAAAAGTGGAGTACTGGCGATAG
- the LOC5498023 gene encoding neurogenic locus notch homolog protein 1 isoform X1 gives MKQKLWFLVIFLVYSSIQLADAGDKFFFNHTSLLQVSSATLPLNSRFDFRFRTCEGGVLLSQVGNLNNDFIEISVSKGIVNYTISVKPLYFTPSQLTVRWKVGGVENFVHVGNELDKSQYFTVRYVPGVGDANSTISLDGPITSYSASMPRDIRSFVSGGPLYAGGGSGGVWFSGCMESGTNVPFTLESKPTEPTPGCPLDSIAGCPNRKACDAGFTGDYCEINIDECASAPCHSYSTCLDGVNNYTCLCGPRWTGRDCSTNLGNLCDPNPCQNGGVCKETFDRNNYTCACPQGYTGWNCNGTLHPCETLNCTNGGTCQKQSNASDDYVCVCVTGFNCSEDINECESNPCRNNGTCRNEEGKFTCTCLSGFNGTFCEVNIDDCPAHGCNNGTCIDDINNYTCQCFIGFKGRHCEKDIDECRLGYCKNGATCTNTPGNYSCQCTEFTNGTNCQLDINECASSPCLNGALCQNNDCDKTACSDKGYECFCKSGFLGPLCEIDVDECFLAAVDPNKRCENGATCVDKVNRKECICPPGWTGDRCHVDIDECALGFCDNGATCNNFNGTYNCTCIPGYTDRNCSTDINECASNPCENGATCNDLINYFNCTCVPGYTGPLCETDVDECFLAAVDPNKRCENGATCVDKVNGKECICPLGWTGDRCHVYIGKCALGFCDNGATCNNFNGTYNCTCVPGYTDRNCSTDINECASNPCENGATCNDLINYFNCTCVPGYTGFNCSEDINECLSTPCQHSATCNDLVNDFSCNCTANYTGRQCEYLKTRCRPINPCLNGGRCIDIGFENFTCDCSAGFGGPLCENSTTVSLNGSSYLTFDGSQSEFMVALEFRTTLPDGVLVHDSESKFLLQLREGAIEISNGASSAAIEAALSDGNWSGIVGLNVTQSHLHLSINTSSVSIARINRKNPKLFIGGYLESLEKRRNLIGCIRDVKVNSVVKLPSEMELVRVSMGCPREEVCSPDPCTHGTCIDEWLTYRCACDRGPNCNTGLIATAEVNDQNSTIVGFAVLVAILFLVIFGLIVYIVVLKRAGLTTRKRRSEAENPGYSAFQNVAMQENVNQDQHTIPEMGDYEVAPSENREPIPDTIPQYESVNNAPARPPNNGNVTQYDVTQVSSVTQYEAMNSHPSLHQHVAANRQYDGVDSTRICGQNPPAMRARNGTGDHGEPGYENTRKRGLPPEVYQSLQATTQHSESAQYAPLNPLTRIGVRPCGRDERGVGLDIRESEYQELNQIEATDPCYQRVGSRVSSV, from the exons ATGAAGCAAAAACTATGGTTTCTCGTAATATTTCTAG TTTATTCCAGTATACAGCTTGCTGATGCAGGAGataaattcttttttaatcataCATCATTATTACAAGTCAGCAGTGCAACATTGCCACTTAATTCAAGATTTGACTTTCGATTTCGAACTTGTGAGGGAGGGGTGTTACTCTCTCAAGTCGGAAATTTAAATAATGACTTTATTGAGATAAGTGTTAGCAAAGGAATTGTGAACTACACTATATCTGTCAAGCCGCTATACTTCACTCCAAGTCAATTGACGGTTAGATGGAAAGTTGGAGGTGTGGAAAACTTTGTACATGTTGGCAATGAGCTGGATAAAAGTCAATATTTCACAGTGCGATATGTCCCTGGCGTAGGGGATGCAAATTCTACAATTTCCCTTGATGGACCAATAACCTCATACTCAGCGAGTATGCCAAGGGATATTCGCAGCTTTGTGAGTGGTGGGCCACTATATGCGGGTGGCGGGAGTGGTGGTGTATGGTTCTCAGGGTGTATGGAGAGTGGAACTAATGTGCCTTTCACCTTAGAATCTAAACCAACTGAACCTACACCAGGATGCCCTTTAGATTCAATAGCAGGATGTCCCAATCGCAAAG CCTGTGATGCTGGCTTCACTGGAGACTACTGTGAGATAAATATTGATGAATGTGCCAGTGCACCCTGTCACAGCTATAGCACCTGCCTAGATGGCGTCAACAACTATACCTGCTTGTGTGGACCACGTTGGACTGGGCGAGACTGCAGCACAAACCTAGGCAACTTGTGTGACCCAAATCCTtgtcaaaatggcggcgtttgtAAGGAAACATTTGATCGAAATAACTACACATGTGCATGCCCACAGGGTTACACAGGGTGGAACTGTAATGGAACTCTTCATCCATGTGAAACCTTGAATTGTACAAATGGAGGGACTTGCCAGAAACAGAGCAATGCATCAGATGACTATGTGTGTGTCTGCGTCACTG GGTTCAATTGCTCCGAAGACATCAATGAGTGTGAATCAAATCCTTGTCGAAACAATGGGACGTGCAGGAATGAAGAAGGCAAATTCACATGCACGTGTTTGAGTGGGTTTAATGGGACTTTCTGTGAGGTGAACATCGATGATTGCCCCGCCCATGGGTGTAATAACGGCACTTGTATCGACGACATCAATAATTACACGTGTCAGTGCTTCATTGGGTTCAAGGGCAGACATTGCGAGAAGGACATCGACGAATGCAGAC TGGGCTATTGTAAGAATGGTGCCACGTGTACGAATACGCCCGGCAACTATAGCTGTCAGTGCACCGAGTTCACCAATGGCACGAACTGCCAGCTGGATATCAACGAGTGCGCCAGCAGCCCTTGTCTGAACGGCGCTTTGTGTCAAAACAATGACTGCGATAAGACTGCTTGTTCTGATAAGGGATACGAGTGCTTCTGTAAATCTGGTTTCTTAG gcccCTTATGCGAAATAGACGTAGACGAATGCTTCTTAGCAGCCGTTGATCCGAATAAACGCTGTGAAAACGGGGCTACCTGTGTCGACAAGGTCAATAGAAAGGAATGCATATGCCCGCCGGGATGGACTGGGGACCGCTGTCACGTGGACATAGACGAATGCGCGCTTGGGTTCTGCGACAATGGCGCGACATGTAATAACTTCAACGGCACGTATAACTGCACCTGTATACCCGGCTATACGGACCGGAACTGCTCTACGGATATTAACGAGTGTGCATCGAACCCATGCGAGAACGGCGCCACGTGTAACGACTTGATCAACTACTTCAACTGCACATGCGTGCCCGGGTACACGG gcCCCTTATGCGAAACAGACGTAGACGAATGCTTCTTAGCAGCCGTTGATCCGAATAAACGCTGTGAAAACGGGGCTACCTGTGTCGACAAGGTCAATGGAAAGGAATGCATATGCCCGCTGGGATGGACTGGGGACCGCTGTCACGTGTACATAGGCAAATGCGCGCTGGGGTTCTGCGACAATGGCGCGACATGTAATAACTTCAACGGCACGTATAACTGCACCTGTGTACCCGGCTATACGGACCGGAACTGCTCTACGGATATTAACGAGTGTGCATCGAACCCATGCGAGAACGGCGCAACGTGTAACGACTTGATCAACTACTTCAACTGCACATGTGTGCCCGGGTACACGG GGTTCAATTGCTCCGAAGACATCAACGAGTGCCTGTCAACACCCTGTCAACACAGCGCAACCTGCAATGACCTTGTGAACGACTTCAGCTGTAACTGCACCGCTAACTACACGGGGAGGCAATGCGAGTACCTTAAGACGCGCTGTCGGCCGATAAATCCGTGCTTAAATGGAGGACGATGTATAGACATAGGGTTCGAGAACTTTACTTGTGACTGCAGTGCCGGATTTGGTGGACCCCTCTGCGAGAATTCTACAACCGTTAGTTTGAACGGCTCGTCATATCTGACGTTTGATGGCAGCCAAAGTGAATTCATGGTTGCGTTGGAATTTCGAACTACGCTTCCAGACGGTGTACTGGTGCATGATTCGGAGAGCAAATTCCTGCTGCAGTTGAGGGAAGGGGCTATTGAAATAAGCAATGGCGCTAGCAGTGCAGCAATAGAGGCTGCGCTTTCGGACGGTAATTGGAGCGGAATTGTGGGGTTGAATGTCACTCAGAGTCACCTACATTTATCTATAAACACCTCAAGTGTTTCCATAGCTCGAATCAACCGTAAAAATCCGAAGCTGTTTATTGGAGGATATTTGGAGAGCCTCGAAAAAAGGCGCAACCTGATTGGCTGCATTCGAGATGTCAAAGTAAATAGCGTGGTGAAGTTACCGTCTGAGATGGAGCTTGTGCGTGTCAGCATGGGGTGCCCCAGGGAGGAGGTGTGCTCTCCCGACCCCTGTACCCACGGGACGTGCATTGACGAGTGGCTCACATACAGATGTGCTTGCGACCGTGGGCCTAATTGCAATACGGGCCTAATTGCAA CTGCCGAGGTAAATGATCAGAACTCCACCATTGTTGGTTTCGCTGTGCTGGTCGCCATCTTGTTCTTGGTCATCTTTGGTCTGATTGTCTACATCGTAGTGCTGAAGAGGGCAG GTCTTACAACAAGGAAAAGAAG ATCTGAAGCTGAAAACCCAGGCTACTCTGCATTCCag AATGTGGCAATGCAAGAAAATGTGAACCAAGACCAGCACACAATACCAGAGATGGGAGATTATGAGGTCGCCCCTTCAGAAAATAGGGAACCCATTCCTGACACCATTCCACAGTACGAATCAGTGAACAATGCACCGGCACGACCACCTAACAATGGTAACGTCACGCAATACGATGTAACGCAAGTTAGcagtgtcacgcaatacgAAGCTATGAATAGCCATCCATCACTTCATCAGCACGTGGCAGCCAATCGCCAGTACGATGGCGTCGATAGCACGAGAATATGTGGACAGAATCCTCCCGCAATGAGAGCAAGGAACGGCACAGGTGATCATGGAGAGCCAGGTTACGAGAACACAAGAAAACGAGGCTTACCACCTGAAGTGTACCAGTCTTTACAGGCGACGACACAACACAGTGAGAGTGCGCAGTACGCCCCACTGAATCCCTTGACACGCATAGGGGTCAGGCCTTGTGGTAGGGACGAGAGGGGAGTAGGCTTAGACATTAGAGAGAGTGAGTACCAGGAGTTGAACCAAATTGAAGCCACAGATCCATGTTATCAACGGGTAGGCAGTAGGGTCTCTAGCGTGTAA
- the LOC5498023 gene encoding fibropellin-1 isoform X2, protein MKQKLWFLVIFLVYSSIQLADAGDKFFFNHTSLLQVSSATLPLNSRFDFRFRTCEGGVLLSQVGNLNNDFIEISVSKGIVNYTISVKPLYFTPSQLTVRWKVGGVENFVHVGNELDKSQYFTVRYVPGVGDANSTISLDGPITSYSASMPRDIRSFVSGGPLYAGGGSGGVWFSGCMESGTNVPFTLESKPTEPTPGCPLDSIAGCPNRKACDAGFTGDYCEINIDECASAPCHSYSTCLDGVNNYTCLCGPRWTGRDCSTNLGNLCDPNPCQNGGVCKETFDRNNYTCACPQGYTGWNCNGTLHPCETLNCTNGGTCQKQSNASDDYVCVCVTGFNCSEDINECESNPCRNNGTCRNEEGKFTCTCLSGFNGTFCEVNIDDCPAHGCNNGTCIDDINNYTCQCFIGFKGRHCEKDIDECRLGYCKNGATCTNTPGNYSCQCTEFTNGTNCQLDINECASSPCLNGALCQNNDCDKTACSDKGYECFCKSGFLGPLCEIDVDECFLAAVDPNKRCENGATCVDKVNRKECICPPGWTGDRCHVDIDECALGFCDNGATCNNFNGTYNCTCIPGYTDRNCSTDINECASNPCENGATCNDLINYFNCTCVPGYTGPLCETDVDECFLAAVDPNKRCENGATCVDKVNGKECICPLGWTGDRCHVYIGKCALGFCDNGATCNNFNGTYNCTCVPGYTDRNCSTDINECASNPCENGATCNDLINYFNCTCVPGYTGFNCSEDINECLSTPCQHSATCNDLVNDFSCNCTANYTGRQCEYLKTRCRPINPCLNGGRCIDIGFENFTCDCSAGFGGPLCENSTTPVSHPVSRATSRPHSAPKWRRNANPHRPAEVNDQNSTIVGFAVLVAILFLVIFGLIVYIVVLKRAGLTTRKRRSEAENPGYSAFQNVAMQENVNQDQHTIPEMGDYEVAPSENREPIPDTIPQYESVNNAPARPPNNGNVTQYDVTQVSSVTQYEAMNSHPSLHQHVAANRQYDGVDSTRICGQNPPAMRARNGTGDHGEPGYENTRKRGLPPEVYQSLQATTQHSESAQYAPLNPLTRIGVRPCGRDERGVGLDIRESEYQELNQIEATDPCYQRVGSRVSSV, encoded by the exons ATGAAGCAAAAACTATGGTTTCTCGTAATATTTCTAG TTTATTCCAGTATACAGCTTGCTGATGCAGGAGataaattcttttttaatcataCATCATTATTACAAGTCAGCAGTGCAACATTGCCACTTAATTCAAGATTTGACTTTCGATTTCGAACTTGTGAGGGAGGGGTGTTACTCTCTCAAGTCGGAAATTTAAATAATGACTTTATTGAGATAAGTGTTAGCAAAGGAATTGTGAACTACACTATATCTGTCAAGCCGCTATACTTCACTCCAAGTCAATTGACGGTTAGATGGAAAGTTGGAGGTGTGGAAAACTTTGTACATGTTGGCAATGAGCTGGATAAAAGTCAATATTTCACAGTGCGATATGTCCCTGGCGTAGGGGATGCAAATTCTACAATTTCCCTTGATGGACCAATAACCTCATACTCAGCGAGTATGCCAAGGGATATTCGCAGCTTTGTGAGTGGTGGGCCACTATATGCGGGTGGCGGGAGTGGTGGTGTATGGTTCTCAGGGTGTATGGAGAGTGGAACTAATGTGCCTTTCACCTTAGAATCTAAACCAACTGAACCTACACCAGGATGCCCTTTAGATTCAATAGCAGGATGTCCCAATCGCAAAG CCTGTGATGCTGGCTTCACTGGAGACTACTGTGAGATAAATATTGATGAATGTGCCAGTGCACCCTGTCACAGCTATAGCACCTGCCTAGATGGCGTCAACAACTATACCTGCTTGTGTGGACCACGTTGGACTGGGCGAGACTGCAGCACAAACCTAGGCAACTTGTGTGACCCAAATCCTtgtcaaaatggcggcgtttgtAAGGAAACATTTGATCGAAATAACTACACATGTGCATGCCCACAGGGTTACACAGGGTGGAACTGTAATGGAACTCTTCATCCATGTGAAACCTTGAATTGTACAAATGGAGGGACTTGCCAGAAACAGAGCAATGCATCAGATGACTATGTGTGTGTCTGCGTCACTG GGTTCAATTGCTCCGAAGACATCAATGAGTGTGAATCAAATCCTTGTCGAAACAATGGGACGTGCAGGAATGAAGAAGGCAAATTCACATGCACGTGTTTGAGTGGGTTTAATGGGACTTTCTGTGAGGTGAACATCGATGATTGCCCCGCCCATGGGTGTAATAACGGCACTTGTATCGACGACATCAATAATTACACGTGTCAGTGCTTCATTGGGTTCAAGGGCAGACATTGCGAGAAGGACATCGACGAATGCAGAC TGGGCTATTGTAAGAATGGTGCCACGTGTACGAATACGCCCGGCAACTATAGCTGTCAGTGCACCGAGTTCACCAATGGCACGAACTGCCAGCTGGATATCAACGAGTGCGCCAGCAGCCCTTGTCTGAACGGCGCTTTGTGTCAAAACAATGACTGCGATAAGACTGCTTGTTCTGATAAGGGATACGAGTGCTTCTGTAAATCTGGTTTCTTAG gcccCTTATGCGAAATAGACGTAGACGAATGCTTCTTAGCAGCCGTTGATCCGAATAAACGCTGTGAAAACGGGGCTACCTGTGTCGACAAGGTCAATAGAAAGGAATGCATATGCCCGCCGGGATGGACTGGGGACCGCTGTCACGTGGACATAGACGAATGCGCGCTTGGGTTCTGCGACAATGGCGCGACATGTAATAACTTCAACGGCACGTATAACTGCACCTGTATACCCGGCTATACGGACCGGAACTGCTCTACGGATATTAACGAGTGTGCATCGAACCCATGCGAGAACGGCGCCACGTGTAACGACTTGATCAACTACTTCAACTGCACATGCGTGCCCGGGTACACGG gcCCCTTATGCGAAACAGACGTAGACGAATGCTTCTTAGCAGCCGTTGATCCGAATAAACGCTGTGAAAACGGGGCTACCTGTGTCGACAAGGTCAATGGAAAGGAATGCATATGCCCGCTGGGATGGACTGGGGACCGCTGTCACGTGTACATAGGCAAATGCGCGCTGGGGTTCTGCGACAATGGCGCGACATGTAATAACTTCAACGGCACGTATAACTGCACCTGTGTACCCGGCTATACGGACCGGAACTGCTCTACGGATATTAACGAGTGTGCATCGAACCCATGCGAGAACGGCGCAACGTGTAACGACTTGATCAACTACTTCAACTGCACATGTGTGCCCGGGTACACGG GGTTCAATTGCTCCGAAGACATCAACGAGTGCCTGTCAACACCCTGTCAACACAGCGCAACCTGCAATGACCTTGTGAACGACTTCAGCTGTAACTGCACCGCTAACTACACGGGGAGGCAATGCGAGTACCTTAAGACGCGCTGTCGGCCGATAAATCCGTGCTTAAATGGAGGACGATGTATAGACATAGGGTTCGAGAACTTTACTTGTGACTGCAGTGCCGGATTTGGTGGACCCCTCTGCGAGAATTCTACAACC CCAGTTAGTCATccagtcagccgcgcaactTCCAGGCCCCACTCAGCCCCGAAATGGCGACGAAATGCAAACCCCCACAGGC CTGCCGAGGTAAATGATCAGAACTCCACCATTGTTGGTTTCGCTGTGCTGGTCGCCATCTTGTTCTTGGTCATCTTTGGTCTGATTGTCTACATCGTAGTGCTGAAGAGGGCAG GTCTTACAACAAGGAAAAGAAG ATCTGAAGCTGAAAACCCAGGCTACTCTGCATTCCag AATGTGGCAATGCAAGAAAATGTGAACCAAGACCAGCACACAATACCAGAGATGGGAGATTATGAGGTCGCCCCTTCAGAAAATAGGGAACCCATTCCTGACACCATTCCACAGTACGAATCAGTGAACAATGCACCGGCACGACCACCTAACAATGGTAACGTCACGCAATACGATGTAACGCAAGTTAGcagtgtcacgcaatacgAAGCTATGAATAGCCATCCATCACTTCATCAGCACGTGGCAGCCAATCGCCAGTACGATGGCGTCGATAGCACGAGAATATGTGGACAGAATCCTCCCGCAATGAGAGCAAGGAACGGCACAGGTGATCATGGAGAGCCAGGTTACGAGAACACAAGAAAACGAGGCTTACCACCTGAAGTGTACCAGTCTTTACAGGCGACGACACAACACAGTGAGAGTGCGCAGTACGCCCCACTGAATCCCTTGACACGCATAGGGGTCAGGCCTTGTGGTAGGGACGAGAGGGGAGTAGGCTTAGACATTAGAGAGAGTGAGTACCAGGAGTTGAACCAAATTGAAGCCACAGATCCATGTTATCAACGGGTAGGCAGTAGGGTCTCTAGCGTGTAA
- the LOC116613869 gene encoding MFS-type efflux pump MSMEG_3705-like: protein MALRFLAMHKEAGPYPMYVLLLLLAAYLLNQLDRYILAVTSQPMAQSIKFGDKGCLALNTSYTKYTEFCVKSLVDKEQTERNETWCRHKKTDNLTFSVCRWDYDGTGEEYQILAGPAFIVIYTFSGVILGLFTGTFNRKNILVFCLLLWSGMTLLTGFSTTYWHLLVTRFILGIGEAGCTPFATSLIADYFPESLRGTALGVYNWGIYLGYSMSYAFGNYITKADIGGKGWRWVFWIAAIPGFVVGALIVFTLKEPVKGEQAPMQNLVSKSAVIKLKLVLMLKTFRRPTLLILFLAGAIRNAGGYVWAYNTQPYFNKYYPETDVGRYMSWIPLVAGSCGVVLGGFISDRLVKDRGPHARIWVLVGSQIIAAPFAAGALFLPTPWAFISLLPSNIIGEMWVGVTLAVVVELVPNTIRTAAIAGYLFIITIIGGNIPLLVPPLKKVTSLRTALYILYPGLYVVSSVLFLLTLFVLKRDIAKKAVEEDVIQPLLPDNPNSESKMV from the exons ATGGCGCTGAGATTTCTGGCGATGCACAAAGAAGCCGGCCCATACCCCATGTATGTGCTACTGTTGCTTTTAGCTGCGTATTTATTGAATCAACTGGACCGATACATTTTAGCCGTCACATCTCAGCCGATGGCCCAATCCATAAAGTTTGGGGACAAGGGATGCCTTGCTCTCAATACTAGCTACACGAAGTACACCGAGTTTTGCGTGAAGAGTTTGGTTGACAAGGAACAGACTGAAAGAAATGAGACTTG GTGTCGCCACAAAAAAACTGACAACCTGACATTCTCAGTCTGCCGCTGGGACTATGATGGTACCGGTGAGGAATACCAGATCCTTGCTGGTCCTGCCTTTATTGTCATCTACACCTTCAGTGGAGTTATTCTTGGCCTGTTTACTGGGACGTTCAATCGCAAGAATATTCTGGTGTTTTGCTTGTTGCTCTGGAGTGGGATGACGCTGTTGACAGGTTTCTCCACTACTTACTGGCATTTGCTGGTCACGAGGTTCATCCTCGGCATAGG AGAGGCAGGCTGTACTCCTTTTGCAACAAGCCTTATCGCTGATTATTTTCCTGAG TCATTGCGCGGGACCGCCCTTGGGGTGTACAACTGGGGAATCTACCTTGGCTACAGTATGTCATACGCTTTTGGGAACTACATCACCAAAGCCGATATTGGTGGCAAAGGGTGGCGTTGGGTGTTCTGGATTGCTGCTATTCCTGGATTTGTGGTTGGTGCATTGATAGTGTTCACATTGAAGGAACCAGTAAAGGGAGAGCAGGCCCCTATGCAG AATTTAGTGAGCAAATCTGCCGTCATCAAACTCAAGCTTGTTCTGATGCTAAAAACGTTCCGACGCCCAACCCTCCTCATCCTCTTCCTTGCCGGGGCCATCCGAAATGCAGGCGGATACGTCTGGGCATACAACACCCAGCCCTACTTCAACAAGTATTACCCGGAGACTGATGTTGGCCGGTACATGAGCTGGATTCCTCTGGTAGCCGGTTCATGTGGTGTTGTCCTGGGAGGTTTTATATCGGATAGGCTGGTGAAGGACAGAGGACCGCATGCCAGAATCTGGGTTCTTGTTGGAAGCCAG ATCATTGCCGCACCCTTTGCCGCCGGTGCGCTCTTTCTCCCCACCCCCTGGGCGTTCATCAGTCTCCTCCCATCCAACATCATCGGTGAAATGTGGGTGGGCGTGACCCTAGCCGTTGTCGTGGAACTCGTCCCTAACACCATCCGCACCGCTGCCATTGCTGGCTATCTCtttatcatcacaatcattgGCGGGAACATCCCTCTGCTGGTCCCACCGCTTAAGAAGGTCACCAGTCTCCGCACCGCCCTCTATATACTCTACCCAGGGCTGTACGTAGTGAGCTCGGTGCTGTTTCTATTGACTCTTTTTGTGCTGAAAAGGGATATTGCGAAGAAGGCTGTGGAAGAGGATGTGATCCAGCCTCTATTGCCTGATAACCCGAACTCAGAGAGCAAGATGGTGTAG